Proteins encoded by one window of Deltaproteobacteria bacterium PRO3:
- the mgtE gene encoding magnesium transporter, with product MIPRSFFLQLIDKEFGEFEEFLKQSTDDEIRQFLGELHPADIADIVERLDEQDRGRIMALLSEERAAEVLPLIEEYHKPEVLDAIPETTLTKIVLHMDSDDVTDILEDLPKEEAEEILDSLPQKESDEVRQLMSYPPDTAGGLMQTELVAVSPDATLGQAIHLIREKYSKVGDIINLYVVNEQGLLIGMVPLRTLILEEAGKKVSEVMARDVISALVDMDQEQVAELFRKYDFISLPVVDQQGKLLGRILVDDIVDVIQEEASEDMYRLAGVDKEEHVDDTPLRSIRLRLPWLSFNLVTAIAAATVVSFFQGTIQKVVALAVFMPIVAGMGGNAGTQSLTVITRGIALGELTFSNAKRVLLKELIGGLTNGIVLGGLMALLAYLYKGNPMLGVVLGLAMICNMFMAALAGTSIPLLLKWARVDPALASGVIVTTFTDVTGFFCFLGLATLFLHYLT from the coding sequence ATGATCCCACGTTCGTTTTTTCTACAACTGATCGACAAGGAATTCGGCGAATTCGAAGAATTCCTCAAGCAGTCGACCGACGACGAGATCCGCCAGTTCTTGGGCGAGCTGCACCCCGCCGACATCGCCGACATCGTCGAGCGCCTCGACGAGCAGGACCGCGGCCGCATCATGGCCCTGCTCAGCGAGGAGCGGGCGGCGGAAGTCCTACCGCTGATCGAGGAATACCACAAGCCCGAGGTCCTCGACGCCATCCCCGAGACCACGCTGACCAAGATCGTCCTGCACATGGACAGCGACGACGTCACCGACATCCTCGAGGACCTGCCCAAGGAGGAGGCCGAGGAGATCCTCGACTCGCTGCCTCAGAAGGAATCCGACGAGGTCCGCCAGCTGATGAGCTACCCGCCCGACACGGCGGGCGGCCTGATGCAGACCGAGCTGGTCGCGGTCAGCCCCGACGCGACGCTGGGCCAGGCGATCCACCTGATCCGCGAGAAATATTCGAAGGTCGGCGACATCATCAACCTCTACGTCGTCAACGAGCAGGGGCTCTTGATCGGCATGGTCCCGCTGCGCACCCTGATCTTGGAGGAGGCCGGCAAGAAGGTCTCGGAGGTGATGGCGCGCGACGTGATCAGCGCCTTGGTCGACATGGACCAAGAGCAGGTCGCCGAGCTGTTCCGCAAGTACGATTTCATCAGCCTGCCGGTCGTCGACCAGCAGGGCAAGCTGCTCGGTCGCATCCTGGTCGACGACATCGTCGACGTCATCCAGGAAGAAGCCAGCGAGGACATGTACCGCCTGGCCGGCGTCGACAAGGAAGAGCACGTCGACGACACCCCGCTGCGCTCGATCCGCCTGCGCCTGCCCTGGCTCAGCTTCAACCTGGTCACCGCGATCGCGGCCGCGACGGTGGTGAGCTTCTTCCAGGGCACCATCCAGAAGGTCGTCGCCCTGGCCGTCTTCATGCCCATCGTCGCCGGGATGGGCGGCAACGCCGGCACCCAATCGCTCACCGTCATCACCCGCGGCATCGCCTTGGGCGAGCTGACCTTCTCCAACGCCAAACGCGTCCTGCTCAAGGAGCTGATCGGGGGGCTGACCAACGGCATCGTGCTCGGCGGGCTGATGGCGCTGCTCGCCTATCTCTACAAGGGCAATCCCATGCTCGGGGTGGTGCTGGGCTTGGCGATGATCTGCAACATGTTCATGGCCGCCCTGGCGGGGACCTCGATCCCGCTCCTCCTCAAGTGGGCGCGGGTCGACCCCGCCCTTGCGAGCGGGGTCATCGTGACCACCTTCACCGATGTCACCGGCTTCTTCTGTTTCCTCGGCCTCGCGACCCTCTTCCTACATTACCTAACTTGA
- the hisD gene encoding histidinol dehydrogenase encodes MKTLRSSDRNFRYEFEKILKRGEDLTKEVEREVDSILEEVKLRGDKAVQKYTLKHDRFDLEPTKFAVPKADIKKAYKAVPKADLEALQLAAQRIKAYHEKQKFTGFEINAEGISVGQRVSPLSRVGVYVPGGKAAYPSSVLMNAIPAKVAGVETVIMVTPFVEGNGHPAVLVAADLAGVDTVYKIGGAQAVAAMAYGTGMIKRVDKIVGPGNAYVAQAKRQVYGLVDIDMIAGPSEILIIADENADPAWIAADLLSQAEHDENASAILITFNSNYAHRVEGEIRRQLRALNRRKIAEASIKNKAFIIVAKNFAEAAELANEIAPEHLQLAIKDPKPGLSAIRNAGAIFLGYHTPEACGDYIAGPSHVLPTAGSARFSSPLGVQDFLKTSSVISFDAKALNKYGDAIVRLAEMEGLSGHAQSVRLRLKK; translated from the coding sequence ATGAAAACCCTTCGCTCTTCGGACCGGAATTTCCGCTACGAATTCGAAAAAATCCTGAAACGCGGCGAGGACTTGACCAAGGAGGTCGAGCGCGAGGTCGATTCCATCCTCGAAGAGGTCAAGCTCCGGGGCGATAAAGCTGTACAAAAATATACGCTGAAGCACGACCGCTTCGACCTCGAGCCGACCAAGTTCGCCGTCCCGAAGGCCGACATCAAAAAGGCCTACAAGGCCGTGCCCAAGGCCGACCTCGAGGCCCTGCAGCTGGCCGCCCAGCGCATCAAGGCCTATCACGAAAAGCAAAAGTTCACCGGTTTCGAGATCAACGCCGAGGGCATCTCGGTCGGGCAACGCGTCTCGCCTCTCTCCCGCGTCGGGGTCTACGTCCCGGGCGGCAAGGCCGCCTACCCCTCTTCCGTCTTGATGAACGCCATCCCCGCCAAGGTCGCGGGGGTCGAGACCGTCATCATGGTCACACCCTTCGTCGAGGGCAACGGCCACCCGGCCGTCCTGGTCGCGGCCGACTTGGCCGGCGTCGACACGGTCTACAAGATCGGCGGGGCCCAGGCCGTCGCCGCCATGGCCTACGGCACGGGGATGATCAAGCGGGTCGACAAGATCGTCGGCCCCGGCAACGCCTACGTCGCCCAGGCCAAGCGCCAGGTCTACGGCCTGGTCGACATCGACATGATCGCGGGTCCCTCCGAGATCCTGATCATCGCCGACGAGAACGCCGACCCCGCCTGGATCGCGGCCGACCTGCTCAGCCAGGCCGAGCACGACGAGAACGCCTCGGCCATCCTCATCACCTTCAATTCCAACTACGCCCACCGCGTCGAAGGCGAGATCCGGCGCCAGCTGCGCGCGCTCAACCGCCGCAAGATCGCCGAGGCCTCGATCAAGAACAAGGCCTTCATCATCGTCGCCAAAAATTTCGCCGAAGCGGCCGAGCTCGCCAACGAGATCGCCCCCGAGCACCTCCAGCTCGCGATCAAGGACCCCAAGCCCGGCCTGAGCGCCATCCGCAACGCGGGCGCCATCTTCCTGGGCTATCATACCCCCGAGGCCTGCGGCGACTACATCGCCGGCCCCAGCCACGTGCTTCCGACCGCGGGCAGCGCGCGTTTCAGCTCGCCCCTGGGCGTGCAGGACTTCCTCAAGACCAGCAGCGTGATCAGCTTCGACGCAAAGGCCCTCAACAAGTACGGCGACGCGATCGTCCGCCTGGCGGAGATGGAAGGCCTGAGCGGCCACGCGCAGAGCGTGCGGCTGCGGCTGAAGAAATAA
- the murA gene encoding UDP-N-acetylglucosamine 1-carboxyvinyltransferase: protein MDKIVIEGGRPLRGKIKVSGSKNAALPILAATLLTKGKSEIRNLPRLADVQTMGKLLKDLGLKIQLWGSKMKVHANGYSRHVAAYELVKTMRASVLVLGPLVARLGRAKVSLPGGCAIGARPIHLHLKGLEAMGAKIKVEHGYVEAEAKRLHGATIHFDTVTVTGTENLMMAATLAEGTTVLENAAREPEVIDLANFLNAMGAKVHGAGTSTITVEGVEQLQGGVYSVMPDRIEAGTFLIAACLPGSQVLLQGIPYEYVEALSLKLQETGAKVEVKKDGIAISAPKKLKPVDISTAPYPGFATDLQAQFMALMTIAEGSSVIRENIFENRFMHVGELIRMGAEIKLEGNSAVVRGVKNLSGAPIMATDLRASASLVIAGLAAQGITEITRVYHIDRGYEKIEKKFRKLGARVKRVKVKY, encoded by the coding sequence ATGGACAAAATCGTCATCGAAGGCGGCCGCCCCTTGCGCGGCAAGATCAAGGTCTCCGGCTCAAAAAACGCCGCGCTGCCCATCCTCGCCGCCACCCTGCTGACCAAGGGCAAGAGCGAGATCCGCAACCTGCCGCGGCTGGCCGACGTCCAGACCATGGGCAAGCTGCTGAAGGACCTGGGCCTCAAGATCCAGCTCTGGGGCTCGAAGATGAAGGTCCATGCCAACGGCTACAGCCGCCACGTCGCCGCCTACGAGCTGGTCAAGACCATGCGCGCCAGCGTCCTCGTCCTGGGGCCCCTGGTCGCGCGGCTGGGCAGGGCCAAGGTCAGCCTCCCCGGCGGCTGCGCCATCGGGGCGCGCCCCATCCACCTGCACCTCAAGGGCCTCGAGGCGATGGGCGCCAAGATCAAGGTCGAGCACGGCTACGTCGAGGCCGAGGCCAAGCGCCTGCATGGCGCCACCATCCACTTCGACACCGTCACCGTCACCGGCACCGAAAATCTCATGATGGCCGCCACCCTCGCCGAGGGGACGACGGTCTTAGAAAACGCCGCCCGCGAGCCCGAAGTCATCGATTTAGCCAACTTCCTCAACGCCATGGGCGCCAAGGTCCACGGCGCCGGCACCTCCACCATCACCGTCGAGGGCGTCGAGCAGCTGCAGGGCGGGGTCTATTCCGTCATGCCCGACCGCATCGAGGCCGGCACCTTCCTGATCGCAGCCTGCCTGCCAGGCAGCCAAGTCCTACTGCAAGGCATCCCTTACGAGTACGTCGAGGCCCTCTCGCTCAAGCTGCAGGAGACCGGGGCCAAGGTCGAAGTGAAGAAAGACGGCATCGCGATCAGCGCCCCCAAAAAACTCAAGCCCGTCGACATCTCGACGGCGCCCTACCCCGGCTTCGCCACCGACCTGCAGGCCCAGTTCATGGCGCTCATGACCATCGCCGAGGGCTCCAGCGTCATCCGCGAGAACATCTTCGAGAACCGCTTCATGCACGTCGGCGAGCTGATCCGCATGGGGGCCGAGATCAAATTGGAAGGAAACTCCGCCGTGGTCCGCGGGGTGAAAAACCTCTCCGGCGCCCCCATCATGGCCACCGACCTCCGGGCCAGCGCCTCCCTGGTCATCGCCGGGCTTGCGGCCCAGGGGATCACCGAGATCACTCGGGTTTATCATATTGATAGAGGCTACGAGAAAATTGAAAAAAAATTTCGGAAATTGGGTGCAAGAGTCAAGCGAGTCAAGGTAAAGTACTGA
- a CDS encoding methyltransferase domain-containing protein, protein MDIAQIYDQLVADHFDEDLFQIYQDAREQALGQIRAKAPAAAPSILDLGMGTGEWLLKLVGAFPQATCHGVELSEKMIGVARRKFAERGREVKIIHEDANHFGKHVAAATMDLVTVHFVLNYIDRKRVMAEAFRCLKPGGLLSVASSTHDCFAALHELGKQFLSAEEIKAQFFIPEDLSELEADLREAGFAVARGEVFQKQVRFEDFDHFYHFAMHSGWLADPIFLKYMSQENLSLYREVGKAVFPLEDSFQAAIVLAEKPR, encoded by the coding sequence ATGGACATCGCCCAAATCTACGACCAGCTCGTCGCCGATCACTTCGACGAGGACCTCTTCCAAATCTACCAAGACGCCCGCGAGCAGGCCTTGGGGCAGATTCGTGCCAAGGCGCCGGCGGCGGCCCCGAGCATCCTAGATTTAGGCATGGGGACCGGCGAGTGGCTGCTCAAGCTGGTCGGCGCCTTTCCGCAGGCGACCTGCCACGGCGTCGAGCTCTCCGAGAAGATGATCGGCGTCGCCCGCCGCAAGTTCGCCGAGCGCGGGCGCGAGGTGAAGATCATTCACGAGGACGCCAATCACTTCGGCAAGCACGTCGCGGCGGCGACCATGGACCTCGTCACGGTGCACTTCGTCCTCAACTACATCGACCGCAAGCGCGTCATGGCCGAGGCCTTCCGCTGCCTCAAGCCCGGCGGGCTGCTCTCGGTGGCCAGCAGCACCCACGACTGCTTCGCGGCGCTCCACGAGCTGGGCAAGCAGTTCCTCTCGGCCGAGGAGATCAAGGCCCAGTTCTTCATCCCCGAGGACTTGAGCGAGCTGGAGGCGGACCTGCGGGAGGCCGGCTTCGCGGTCGCGCGCGGGGAGGTCTTTCAGAAGCAGGTCCGCTTCGAGGATTTCGACCATTTCTACCACTTCGCGATGCATTCCGGCTGGCTGGCCGACCCGATCTTCCTCAAATACATGAGCCAGGAAAACCTAAGCCTGTACCGGGAAGTCGGGAAGGCGGTCTTTCCCCTGGAGGACAGCTTTCAGGCAGCGATCGTGCTGGCGGAGAAACCCCGGTAA
- the prmC gene encoding peptide chain release factor N(5)-glutamine methyltransferase, producing the protein MDWSIAKILAWSTDYFQKKSVDAPRLNAELLLGRALGLSRVQLYVQFDRPLTEAELAAFKELVQRRAAREPLAYILGEREFYSLRFEVSPVVLIPRPETEELVERGLDHLRRTHPAEPKILDVATGSGCIPVALLKNLPGARALAFDLSEEALALAQRNAASLGVAERAAWLRHDLFQPWPEALAGPFDLITANPPYVAESEWATLEPEVREREPKLALVPGPAGTEAYAAILPQLPARLAAEGLALLEIGMTQGPALLEMARRFCTDLEARILPDLSGRERFLEIGRHLP; encoded by the coding sequence ATGGACTGGTCCATTGCAAAAATTCTTGCCTGGTCGACGGACTACTTCCAAAAAAAATCCGTCGACGCCCCCCGACTCAACGCCGAGCTCCTGCTCGGCCGCGCCCTGGGGCTCTCCCGTGTCCAGCTCTACGTCCAATTCGACCGGCCCCTGACCGAGGCCGAGCTCGCCGCCTTCAAAGAGCTGGTCCAACGCCGCGCCGCCCGCGAGCCGCTCGCCTACATCCTGGGGGAGCGTGAATTTTACTCCCTGCGCTTCGAGGTCTCGCCGGTCGTCCTGATCCCGCGCCCCGAGACCGAGGAATTGGTCGAGCGCGGCCTCGATCACCTGCGACGCACCCATCCCGCCGAGCCCAAAATCCTCGACGTCGCCACCGGCTCGGGCTGTATCCCCGTGGCCCTCTTGAAAAATCTCCCCGGGGCCCGCGCCCTAGCCTTCGACCTCTCCGAAGAGGCCCTCGCTCTGGCGCAGCGCAACGCCGCCTCGCTGGGCGTCGCCGAGCGCGCCGCGTGGCTGCGGCACGACTTGTTTCAGCCCTGGCCCGAGGCCCTCGCAGGTCCCTTCGACCTGATCACCGCCAACCCCCCTTACGTCGCCGAGTCCGAATGGGCGACCCTCGAGCCCGAGGTCCGCGAGCGCGAGCCCAAGCTCGCCCTGGTCCCTGGCCCAGCCGGAACCGAGGCCTACGCGGCGATCCTGCCCCAGCTCCCCGCCCGCCTCGCGGCGGAGGGCCTGGCCCTCTTGGAGATCGGCATGACACAGGGGCCGGCCTTGTTGGAAATGGCGCGCCGTTTCTGTACCGACCTCGAGGCCCGCATCCTCCCCGACCTCTCGGGCCGCGAGCGCTTCCTCGAGATCGGAAGACATTTGCCCTGA
- a CDS encoding VWA domain-containing protein encodes MARLYFPTAPSRGPQDRTRKRESSVGEALLAPNRADTPKTSSTNLKPNRSMRRPFSHICCHGGPMSLKNFRKPTALTPLLLLSFLPLPIPLRPAWAAPQPPAVIRSCATPVEYESARAKHRPAPAPMGGVSGSAPATSMAQQPLMKAAPPPPAGDAAKAERSANILSEAKPAKDGLDVHQAGKKVDKEIRRASEVYLSNDDSMSLASAQRLLYAINNFLPIYRNEIRPHEFLNYFHFQTYPMVPGQTFSVKAQLAPREKGETLALAVQGRKLTKEERRPAVLTLILDKSGSMASDGKMEYLKEGMALLKAQLKNGDVLNVVEFDHQVCNAVEGFVVGRDGMEGYDRTVAELQPRGSTNLHDGLVEGYKLAERFHDPEKINRVILITDAIANTGELSADLMASIGKYYDTKRIALSGIGVGLDFNDELLDTLTDKGKGAYLFIGLREALPRVFGTDFVSLLDTVARDVHFKASFPKNVKLDVFYGEEVSTEKAKVQPIHYFANTSQLFLLDLLGQGGAEESYGLQIEYSDPISGAAKVENFSASAASLRTAGQENVAKARLLMAFAGLLEKTSLPGTRPYAGWRIKAEPSGSQKAEGKKACTEAQTAMAEQTRVYSDQETGYVVDLTNKYCARF; translated from the coding sequence ATGGCGCGACTTTATTTTCCAACAGCCCCTTCTCGGGGCCCGCAAGACAGGACCAGGAAGCGTGAAAGCTCGGTCGGCGAGGCTCTCCTTGCTCCGAATCGCGCCGACACCCCGAAAACAAGCTCGACAAATTTAAAACCTAATCGGAGCATGCGCCGTCCCTTCTCGCACATTTGTTGCCACGGAGGCCCCATGTCGCTGAAAAATTTTCGCAAACCTACAGCCCTCACCCCGCTCTTGCTGCTCTCCTTTCTCCCCTTGCCGATTCCCCTTCGCCCCGCCTGGGCGGCGCCTCAGCCCCCGGCGGTGATCCGCAGCTGCGCGACTCCAGTGGAATACGAAAGCGCCCGGGCCAAGCACCGCCCCGCCCCCGCCCCGATGGGCGGCGTCTCCGGTTCCGCGCCGGCGACCTCGATGGCCCAGCAGCCTTTGATGAAGGCCGCTCCCCCGCCGCCCGCAGGCGATGCCGCCAAGGCCGAGCGCTCAGCCAACATCCTCTCCGAGGCGAAGCCCGCCAAGGACGGCCTCGACGTCCATCAGGCCGGGAAGAAGGTCGACAAAGAGATCCGCCGCGCCAGCGAGGTCTACTTGAGCAACGACGACTCGATGAGCCTGGCCAGCGCCCAGCGCCTGCTCTACGCCATCAATAACTTCCTGCCGATCTACCGCAACGAGATCCGGCCCCACGAGTTTCTCAACTACTTCCACTTCCAGACCTACCCCATGGTCCCCGGCCAGACCTTCAGCGTCAAGGCCCAGCTGGCGCCGCGCGAGAAGGGCGAGACCCTCGCCCTGGCGGTGCAGGGCCGCAAGCTGACCAAAGAAGAGCGCCGCCCGGCGGTTCTCACGTTGATCCTCGACAAGAGCGGCTCGATGGCCTCCGACGGCAAGATGGAATACCTGAAAGAAGGCATGGCGCTGCTCAAGGCCCAGCTGAAGAACGGCGATGTGCTCAACGTGGTGGAGTTCGATCACCAGGTCTGCAACGCGGTCGAGGGCTTCGTGGTGGGGCGCGACGGGATGGAAGGCTACGACCGCACGGTCGCCGAGCTCCAGCCGCGCGGCTCGACCAACCTGCACGACGGCCTGGTCGAGGGCTACAAGCTCGCCGAGCGCTTCCACGACCCCGAGAAGATCAACCGCGTCATCCTGATCACCGACGCCATCGCCAATACCGGCGAGCTCTCGGCGGACCTGATGGCCTCGATCGGGAAGTACTACGACACCAAGCGCATCGCCCTCTCCGGCATCGGCGTCGGCCTCGATTTCAACGACGAGCTGCTCGACACGCTCACCGACAAGGGCAAGGGCGCCTACCTCTTCATCGGCCTGCGCGAGGCCCTGCCGCGGGTCTTCGGCACCGACTTCGTCAGCCTGCTCGATACGGTGGCGCGCGACGTGCATTTCAAGGCGAGCTTTCCGAAAAACGTGAAGCTGGACGTCTTCTACGGCGAAGAGGTCTCCACCGAGAAGGCGAAGGTGCAGCCGATCCACTACTTCGCGAACACCTCGCAGCTCTTCCTCTTGGACCTGCTCGGCCAGGGCGGCGCCGAGGAGAGCTACGGCCTGCAGATCGAGTACAGCGATCCGATCAGCGGCGCGGCGAAAGTCGAGAACTTCAGCGCCTCGGCGGCCTCGCTGCGCACGGCCGGGCAGGAGAACGTCGCCAAGGCGCGCCTCTTGATGGCCTTCGCCGGCCTGTTGGAGAAGACCTCGCTGCCCGGGACGCGACCCTACGCGGGCTGGCGCATCAAGGCCGAGCCCAGCGGCTCGCAGAAGGCCGAAGGGAAGAAGGCCTGTACCGAGGCGCAGACGGCGATGGCGGAGCAGACGCGGGTTTACTCCGACCAAGAGACGGGCTACGTCGTCGACTTGACAAATAAGTATTGTGCGAGATTTTGA